One region of Luteolibacter yonseiensis genomic DNA includes:
- a CDS encoding ExbD/TolR family protein has translation MRRKRRRKASAEVNLGFQIAPMIDVVFVILLFFIVQAGDIQVENSHVTKLPGTVESDTATSTPDEIAIRIDDDGQVYLNDDPLDAPETKNLPELASNLNALRQSSEDSKSEVLVTIYASELAHYQRVVDVLDALSRAKIKNVSFQAGDPE, from the coding sequence ATGAGAAGAAAACGCCGCCGGAAAGCCTCCGCTGAAGTGAACCTGGGCTTCCAGATCGCGCCGATGATCGACGTGGTTTTCGTCATCCTCCTGTTCTTCATCGTCCAGGCGGGTGACATCCAGGTCGAGAACTCGCACGTCACCAAACTGCCGGGCACCGTGGAATCCGACACCGCCACCTCGACACCGGATGAAATCGCCATCCGCATCGATGACGATGGCCAGGTGTATCTCAACGACGATCCGCTCGACGCGCCGGAAACGAAAAACCTCCCGGAGCTGGCGAGCAATCTCAACGCCCTCCGCCAATCCAGCGAGGATTCCAAGTCCGAGGTTCTCGTGACCATCTACGCCAGCGAGCTCGCCCATTACCAGCGGGTCGTGGATGTGCTCGACGCCCTCAGCAGGGCGAAAATCAAGAATGTGAGCTTCCAAGCCGGAGACCCCGAATAA
- a CDS encoding prenyltransferase/squalene oxidase repeat-containing protein has product MELYDEEGNLIHAERPKISLWQKLGGGSLMIAALFHAVLLVVGALWVFKIITPAKEKVDFLPAGGGGGERGAEHQVQNKKRAQITPTTNVKRVFAEGAQSTFSIPEQGDTFGEMSTLSSLSGGGMSGGLGGEGSGKGFGSGSGVGNGMGMGAGMGKLFGLIPETMRKRCSKEDRLARLRENGGTPACEEAVTKALKWLKSQQGSDGSWGDGDKAGITGLALLAYFGHCETPASEEFGESCMKGIVYLVGLGMANDGKMAVNDGNGWVYEHAIATYALGEAATFCKELKIDIPNLMEVTEKAGQMIIDNQHKNGGWAYHYMTEDPKGGSKAHTDVSVTGWQIQALKACSHTPIRYKGLNSCIGKGLEYLTSCQADSGGFGYENKDLHGGKSYYTLTGVGMLCNQMWGKGNREEVRSAAKYVMNESKFDYNSEFCDLYGHYYESQAMLQRGGAEWKFYNEMFRDQLLDNQNDDGSWKVPGGGKRPAELRAVAADSFVNNSKQGRIYRTALCTLMLEVYYRFLNTGGGTKEKPSI; this is encoded by the coding sequence ATGGAACTCTACGATGAAGAAGGAAACCTGATTCACGCCGAGAGACCCAAGATAAGCCTCTGGCAGAAGCTGGGCGGCGGCTCGCTGATGATCGCCGCCCTGTTCCACGCGGTCCTGCTCGTCGTGGGCGCCTTGTGGGTCTTCAAGATCATCACTCCGGCGAAGGAGAAGGTGGACTTCCTGCCCGCCGGCGGCGGGGGCGGAGAACGCGGTGCCGAGCACCAGGTGCAGAACAAGAAACGCGCCCAGATCACCCCCACCACGAACGTCAAGCGGGTCTTCGCCGAAGGTGCTCAATCCACTTTTTCCATCCCCGAGCAGGGCGACACCTTCGGTGAAATGTCCACTCTCAGCTCCCTCAGCGGCGGCGGCATGTCCGGCGGCCTCGGCGGGGAAGGCAGTGGCAAGGGCTTCGGAAGCGGGTCCGGCGTCGGCAATGGCATGGGAATGGGTGCCGGCATGGGCAAGCTTTTCGGACTCATCCCGGAAACGATGCGCAAGCGCTGTTCCAAGGAAGACCGCCTCGCCCGTCTCAGGGAGAACGGCGGCACGCCCGCCTGCGAGGAGGCTGTCACGAAGGCCCTGAAATGGCTCAAAAGCCAGCAAGGCAGCGACGGCTCATGGGGAGATGGTGACAAGGCTGGGATCACGGGGCTGGCCCTGCTCGCCTATTTCGGCCATTGCGAAACCCCGGCCTCGGAAGAGTTCGGCGAATCGTGCATGAAGGGAATCGTCTATCTCGTGGGCCTCGGCATGGCCAACGATGGGAAGATGGCCGTCAACGACGGCAACGGCTGGGTTTACGAACACGCCATCGCCACCTACGCGCTGGGAGAAGCGGCCACGTTTTGCAAGGAGTTGAAGATCGATATCCCGAACCTGATGGAGGTCACCGAAAAGGCCGGACAGATGATCATCGACAACCAGCACAAGAACGGTGGCTGGGCCTACCACTACATGACGGAGGATCCGAAAGGAGGATCGAAGGCCCACACCGACGTCTCCGTCACCGGCTGGCAGATCCAGGCCCTCAAGGCGTGCAGCCACACCCCCATCCGCTACAAGGGGCTGAACTCATGCATCGGCAAGGGCCTCGAATACCTCACCTCCTGCCAGGCCGACAGCGGCGGCTTCGGCTATGAAAACAAGGATCTGCACGGAGGAAAGTCCTATTACACCCTGACCGGGGTGGGCATGTTGTGCAACCAGATGTGGGGCAAGGGCAACCGCGAGGAGGTCCGCAGCGCGGCGAAATACGTGATGAACGAGTCGAAATTCGACTACAACTCCGAGTTCTGCGATCTCTACGGACACTATTACGAGTCCCAGGCCATGCTCCAGCGCGGAGGGGCGGAGTGGAAATTCTACAATGAAATGTTCCGCGACCAATTGCTCGACAACCAGAATGACGACGGTTCGTGGAAAGTGCCCGGCGGCGGCAAAAGGCCGGCGGAACTGCGGGCTGTGGCGGCGGATTCCTTCGTCAACAACAGCAAGCAGGGCAGGATCTACCGCACCGCGCTCTGCACGCTCATGCTGGAGGTTTACTACCGCTTCCTGAACACCGGAGGCGGCACGAAGGAAAAACCGAGCATCTGA
- a CDS encoding tetratricopeptide repeat protein gives MSLSSSTLRSAFLACVAALPLANAQEPIRIVFQNGRAVPLSAVSLQGDKLNVTTAAEGFNAGQSFPLSTADHIFGDKPSEINGAIALLLTDKPADAVKLLEPVLASQQITAAIPGNYWLEAARAALVAYAVSGNTTKCTDIGKAISDATPAQGNDPFVALGKALLLPISTPLADRETALRDLTTDNLPADVCAYASFFRAKLLKGAKNDKDALEGYLSVTGLFPSGGMVLNGAASFNAADILAAQGRRDEAVALLNSSVSHSAGTLVAAEANKRLESLK, from the coding sequence ATGTCACTTTCATCGTCCACCCTACGCTCGGCTTTCCTGGCCTGCGTCGCCGCCCTGCCCCTCGCGAACGCACAGGAGCCCATCCGCATCGTTTTCCAGAACGGCCGTGCGGTGCCTCTCTCCGCCGTCTCGCTCCAGGGCGACAAGCTGAACGTCACCACCGCGGCCGAGGGATTCAATGCGGGCCAGAGTTTCCCGCTTTCCACGGCCGACCACATCTTCGGTGACAAACCATCGGAGATCAACGGGGCCATCGCCCTGCTTCTGACGGACAAGCCCGCCGACGCGGTGAAATTGCTGGAACCCGTGCTCGCCTCGCAGCAGATCACCGCCGCCATTCCGGGAAATTACTGGCTGGAGGCCGCGCGCGCCGCGCTCGTCGCCTACGCGGTGAGCGGCAACACCACCAAGTGCACCGACATCGGCAAGGCGATCTCCGATGCCACACCCGCCCAGGGCAACGACCCCTTCGTCGCGCTCGGCAAGGCGCTGCTCCTTCCCATCAGCACCCCGCTGGCCGACAGGGAAACCGCCCTGAGGGACCTGACGACGGACAACCTGCCGGCGGACGTCTGCGCCTACGCCTCGTTTTTCCGCGCGAAACTGCTCAAGGGTGCCAAGAACGACAAGGACGCGCTCGAAGGCTACCTCTCGGTGACCGGCCTTTTCCCCTCCGGCGGCATGGTCCTCAACGGTGCCGCATCATTCAACGCCGCGGACATCCTCGCCGCACAAGGCCGGCGTGACGAAGCCGTCGCGCTGCTCAATTCCTCCGTCAGCCACTCCGCCGGCACGCTCGTGGCGGCCGAAGCCAACAAGCGTCTTGAAAGCCTGAAATAA
- a CDS encoding tetratricopeptide repeat protein, whose protein sequence is MKRALALFLLFSEPMVAQIPRAEAIDPALNPDAGNDFYLRGKNLYDAAQASTTQENRMEYFQRSAQIFSEYLNAFPNHPNAEVVWWYLGNCYYLSGQVDDGKRCFSTLMNRYPNGKSAALAAYTLAADYYNKSEYAFAAPLFERFAANAPKPEERSRGNYYAGNCYRFLKREREATAVYRKVVEDPAGALYAPQAKVALGHLALSAGKLQDALAQFEEVVSSPYTPKIRGEAALNASLAATKLGLTDQADKYLQLILNNPGMDDFRTDAQTALMGNLFAKKQYREVVEIFRRGSAKATGDKEAGRLMLAARSYMRLKQPSEALQLFRDVEKLVKPETDMAFQAAYYRLLCFFQIEGRHLPDQVDAFLQLYRKSRPDDARIHTALMMKAEALFSNKDTAAAAAVYSEINAAIISEKNRPGLLYQRGWCLSESGDPQGAIRSLSEFISKYPEDPRVPSAFAKRAKAYAESAEPAKAIADFDRLTTNAATPADLKSFGWLESARLRRTEGNFADMIVRYQGLLQNDKDLTDNLQAEANYYIGWGMWKNNTAKDAIPYLESARKLRPDAYRKHAGLILTLSYFAAQDTAKLVGEINLAIAGKFEGDIPNQTIEWAGMQSFYTGDYATSAKFLTLVSNPKEPRETANKIWRHLAKARLETNDAEGALTAVNNVLAVEDNPALKADSLVDRGRALFMLKRYDESRKSSDEAFSLHPQGHTAAGLNILYGDLEMNAGNPGPAAAKYQVVVLFHVDDKELKPVALWKLIQALEKQADQPEAEKYRQQLQTEFPDWKAPKS, encoded by the coding sequence TTGAAACGCGCGCTTGCACTTTTTCTCCTTTTTTCCGAGCCGATGGTCGCCCAGATCCCCCGGGCGGAGGCGATCGATCCCGCGTTGAACCCGGATGCCGGGAACGATTTCTACCTCCGTGGGAAAAATCTCTATGACGCCGCGCAGGCCAGCACCACGCAGGAGAACCGCATGGAGTACTTCCAGCGTTCCGCGCAGATTTTTTCCGAATACCTGAATGCGTTTCCCAACCATCCGAACGCGGAGGTCGTTTGGTGGTATTTGGGAAACTGCTATTACCTGTCCGGCCAGGTGGATGACGGGAAACGCTGTTTCAGCACGCTGATGAACCGTTACCCCAACGGAAAATCGGCCGCACTCGCCGCCTACACGCTGGCGGCGGATTATTACAACAAGTCCGAATACGCCTTCGCCGCACCGCTTTTCGAGCGGTTCGCCGCCAACGCCCCGAAGCCGGAAGAGCGCTCGCGCGGCAATTACTATGCGGGAAATTGCTACCGTTTCCTGAAGCGGGAACGTGAGGCGACGGCGGTCTACCGGAAAGTCGTCGAGGATCCCGCGGGCGCGCTCTATGCCCCGCAGGCGAAGGTCGCCCTCGGGCACCTGGCCCTCTCCGCCGGGAAACTCCAGGACGCGCTCGCCCAGTTTGAGGAAGTCGTCTCTTCCCCCTATACCCCGAAGATCCGTGGAGAGGCGGCGCTCAACGCCTCCCTCGCCGCCACCAAACTCGGACTGACCGACCAAGCGGACAAGTATCTCCAGCTCATTCTCAACAATCCGGGAATGGACGACTTCCGGACCGATGCCCAGACCGCCCTGATGGGGAACCTGTTCGCGAAGAAGCAATACCGCGAGGTCGTCGAGATTTTCCGCCGGGGCTCGGCAAAGGCCACCGGCGACAAGGAAGCCGGCCGCCTCATGCTGGCCGCACGCTCCTACATGCGGCTCAAGCAACCGAGCGAGGCTCTCCAGCTCTTCCGCGATGTCGAGAAGCTCGTGAAACCCGAGACCGACATGGCATTCCAGGCCGCCTACTACCGGTTGCTTTGCTTTTTCCAGATCGAAGGCCGCCATCTGCCGGATCAGGTGGACGCGTTCCTCCAGCTTTACCGGAAGTCCCGGCCTGACGACGCGCGCATCCATACCGCGCTGATGATGAAAGCGGAAGCCCTCTTTTCGAACAAGGACACCGCAGCCGCGGCCGCGGTTTACAGCGAGATCAACGCCGCCATCATCAGCGAGAAAAACCGCCCCGGACTCCTTTACCAACGCGGCTGGTGCCTTTCCGAATCCGGTGATCCCCAAGGTGCCATCCGTTCGCTGAGCGAGTTCATTTCCAAGTATCCCGAAGACCCGCGCGTTCCGTCCGCCTTCGCCAAGCGCGCGAAGGCCTACGCCGAAAGCGCGGAACCCGCGAAAGCCATCGCGGACTTTGACCGCCTCACCACCAATGCCGCCACTCCGGCGGACTTGAAGTCTTTCGGCTGGCTCGAATCCGCCCGCCTGCGCCGCACCGAGGGCAACTTCGCGGACATGATCGTCCGCTACCAGGGGTTGTTGCAGAATGACAAGGATCTCACCGACAACCTCCAGGCCGAGGCAAACTACTACATCGGCTGGGGAATGTGGAAAAACAACACCGCCAAGGACGCGATCCCCTACCTCGAAAGCGCCCGCAAGCTGCGGCCGGACGCCTATCGCAAGCACGCGGGCCTCATCCTGACGCTCAGCTACTTCGCCGCGCAGGACACCGCGAAACTCGTCGGGGAAATCAATCTCGCCATCGCGGGGAAATTCGAGGGCGACATCCCGAACCAGACGATCGAGTGGGCCGGCATGCAGTCGTTCTATACCGGGGATTATGCCACTTCCGCCAAGTTCCTCACCCTCGTTTCCAACCCGAAGGAACCCCGCGAGACGGCAAACAAGATCTGGCGTCACCTGGCCAAGGCACGCCTCGAGACCAACGATGCGGAGGGAGCCCTGACCGCCGTCAACAACGTGCTCGCGGTTGAGGACAATCCCGCTCTGAAGGCGGACAGCCTGGTGGACCGCGGCCGCGCGCTCTTCATGCTCAAGCGCTATGACGAGTCCCGCAAATCCTCCGACGAAGCCTTCTCGCTTCACCCGCAGGGCCACACCGCCGCGGGACTGAACATCCTCTACGGCGACCTGGAAATGAATGCCGGAAATCCCGGACCCGCCGCGGCGAAATATCAGGTTGTGGTACTCTTCCATGTGGACGACAAGGAATTGAAGCCTGTCGCGCTCTGGAAACTCATCCAAGCCCTCGAAAAACAGGCGGACCAACCCGAGGCGGAGAAATACCGCCAGCAGCTCCAGACCGAGTTTCCTGACTGGAAGGCGCCGAAGTCCTGA
- a CDS encoding tetratricopeptide repeat protein — protein sequence MQRKTQKTPALLALSLSLFAVAAETRVHGQETPPAAPTAPAAPATLNRLFTEAENAFGAKDYTGAVAKIQELLTALGTSKEAPLELLYFNIGLGNLLAENPQEAEAGFRECLKRFPKGEYASRCYLGIGRACILQGGDDKKAEALEALKLAAQDPKYRSEAGFYLGKVYTDLGKHDEAMVVFKSLMGSDIRSPQQTTAAVEVIGLLADTGKIDDLIAYLDRLSNQAGVRDAIAWYANQVIVRGDELVTSGSYEAALAIYQSVPPRSQILEIQKTALEAQHKEVKLLETRANADKTKPLNQRSTASEFLNNLKPAVELAETALAAVEAKADLDAALLMRRGRCFYYLNRNEEALVCFRALRTKYASAADAQPAAYAEIVLLNKLKNIAEIKSLCDRYLLKYPEAENAEQVATLAGEVLVQSGNWDEVESFYRNLLAKFPNSEHRDRYTFFQAVALFQKADFNSSTPILTKFPEDFPNSPLVENSLYYLAMSSFLSNDSIKTTAAAKDYLSKFPDGRYAGDMRYRLAFIDFNNKEEDLNEKIIKDLTTFVESHPDDASVGSMLCLVGDTYKKMSEKSDKTDEVAKYEKLALEAYKKAVWTESPDDVVQYALDTATSLLQGKKDWSAIAELHGEFLQKRPDSPLSLLSAIQVAKMKAREGKSPEAADMLANALKSRIGDPSSERVEFLIDELVKTLVPKKKPADVDIDAVDAQLQEVLKKAIGENENATTNARLYYARAQLARLLRRPDKSELYLKGIATINAKDPAILSPALLSISGDILLKLGDLDAAEGMFKRLSDRYKEGMFADAGPVGLGYIALARKQPEEALKIFETALKDNPGMSRFKETTLGQVQALIEVGRIDEAQKIALQIAGDKMFRGESAGKAYLFIGQVYRLQAAKASGKEKEGLLKQAHGIYGRVYTAYKSSPEVCAEGAWQAYETLKELGDTALADETLKQLANDPKLKNTKRAQEALKLAK from the coding sequence GAACCGGCTCTTCACTGAGGCGGAAAACGCCTTCGGAGCGAAGGATTACACCGGTGCGGTCGCGAAGATCCAGGAACTCCTGACCGCATTGGGCACCAGCAAGGAGGCCCCGCTCGAGCTGCTCTATTTCAACATCGGTCTCGGAAACCTGCTGGCCGAAAATCCGCAGGAAGCGGAGGCGGGGTTCAGGGAATGCCTCAAGCGTTTCCCGAAAGGCGAATACGCCAGCCGCTGCTACCTCGGTATCGGCCGCGCCTGCATCCTGCAAGGGGGCGATGATAAAAAGGCGGAAGCCCTCGAAGCTCTCAAACTCGCGGCACAGGATCCCAAATATCGCTCCGAAGCCGGTTTCTACCTTGGAAAAGTTTACACCGATCTCGGCAAACACGACGAGGCGATGGTGGTTTTCAAGAGCCTGATGGGTTCGGACATCCGCTCCCCGCAACAGACCACCGCCGCCGTGGAGGTCATCGGACTCCTGGCGGATACCGGAAAAATCGACGACCTCATCGCCTACCTCGACCGCCTGAGCAACCAGGCCGGTGTGCGCGACGCCATCGCCTGGTACGCGAACCAGGTGATCGTCCGGGGCGACGAGCTGGTCACCTCGGGGTCCTACGAAGCCGCTCTCGCCATTTATCAATCCGTCCCGCCGCGCAGCCAGATTCTGGAAATCCAGAAGACCGCCTTGGAAGCCCAGCACAAGGAGGTGAAGCTCCTGGAAACCCGGGCGAACGCGGACAAAACCAAGCCGCTGAACCAGCGCTCCACCGCCTCGGAATTCCTGAACAATCTCAAACCCGCCGTGGAACTCGCGGAGACCGCGCTGGCCGCCGTCGAGGCGAAGGCGGATCTGGACGCCGCATTGCTGATGCGGCGCGGTCGCTGCTTCTACTACCTGAACCGCAACGAGGAAGCGCTGGTATGCTTCCGCGCCCTGCGCACCAAGTATGCCTCCGCCGCGGACGCCCAGCCCGCCGCTTATGCGGAAATCGTCCTTCTCAACAAGCTCAAGAACATCGCGGAGATCAAAAGCCTCTGCGACCGTTACCTGCTGAAATACCCCGAGGCGGAAAACGCGGAACAGGTCGCCACCCTTGCCGGCGAGGTCCTCGTCCAGAGTGGAAACTGGGATGAGGTGGAAAGCTTCTACCGCAACCTGCTCGCGAAATTCCCAAACTCGGAGCACCGCGACCGCTACACGTTCTTCCAGGCGGTCGCCCTGTTCCAAAAGGCGGACTTCAACTCGTCCACGCCGATTCTCACCAAATTCCCCGAGGATTTCCCGAACAGCCCGCTCGTGGAAAACTCGCTCTACTACCTGGCGATGTCGAGCTTCCTCTCGAACGACTCGATCAAGACGACGGCGGCCGCCAAGGACTATCTCTCGAAATTCCCGGACGGTCGCTACGCGGGGGACATGCGTTACCGCCTCGCGTTCATCGACTTCAACAACAAAGAAGAGGACCTGAATGAGAAGATCATCAAGGACCTGACGACCTTCGTGGAGTCCCACCCGGACGATGCTTCCGTCGGCTCCATGCTCTGCCTCGTAGGTGACACCTACAAGAAGATGTCCGAAAAGTCCGACAAGACGGACGAGGTCGCGAAATACGAAAAACTCGCTCTCGAGGCCTACAAAAAGGCTGTTTGGACGGAAAGCCCGGACGATGTCGTTCAATACGCGCTGGATACCGCCACCTCGCTGCTCCAAGGCAAGAAGGACTGGAGTGCCATCGCCGAACTGCATGGTGAGTTCCTCCAAAAGAGACCGGACAGCCCGCTCTCGCTGCTTTCCGCCATCCAGGTCGCGAAGATGAAGGCACGCGAAGGCAAGTCCCCGGAAGCGGCGGACATGCTCGCGAACGCGCTCAAGTCCCGCATCGGAGACCCTTCCAGCGAGAGGGTCGAGTTTCTCATCGACGAGCTCGTCAAGACCCTCGTTCCCAAGAAAAAGCCGGCCGATGTGGACATCGACGCGGTGGACGCCCAACTGCAGGAAGTCCTGAAAAAGGCCATCGGCGAAAACGAAAACGCCACCACGAACGCCCGCCTCTACTACGCGCGGGCCCAGCTCGCCCGCCTGCTCCGCCGTCCGGACAAGTCGGAGCTCTACCTGAAAGGCATCGCAACCATCAATGCCAAGGATCCTGCGATCCTCAGCCCCGCTCTGCTCAGCATTTCCGGCGACATCCTCCTCAAGCTGGGTGACCTCGACGCTGCGGAAGGCATGTTCAAGCGCCTCTCGGACCGCTACAAGGAAGGCATGTTCGCCGATGCCGGACCTGTCGGACTCGGCTACATCGCCCTCGCCCGCAAGCAGCCCGAGGAAGCGCTGAAAATTTTCGAAACCGCTCTGAAGGACAACCCCGGCATGTCGCGCTTCAAGGAGACGACACTCGGCCAGGTCCAGGCCCTGATCGAGGTCGGAAGGATCGACGAAGCGCAGAAAATCGCCCTCCAGATCGCCGGGGACAAGATGTTCCGGGGTGAATCCGCGGGGAAAGCCTATCTTTTCATCGGCCAGGTTTACCGCCTGCAGGCCGCGAAAGCCTCCGGCAAGGAGAAGGAAGGACTGCTGAAGCAGGCGCACGGCATCTACGGCCGGGTCTACACCGCCTACAAGAGCAGCCCGGAAGTCTGTGCCGAGGGCGCATGGCAGGCATACGAGACGCTCAAGGAACTGGGTGACACCGCCCTGGCGGACGAGACCCTCAAGCAACTGGCGAACGATCCGAAGCTCAAGAACACCAAGCGCGCGCAAGAAGCCCTCAAGCTAGCCAAGTGA
- a CDS encoding MotA/TolQ/ExbB proton channel family protein, whose amino-acid sequence MKKTIQQAVYAALVLLPMTVFAAEPAAGVKKQSLLHVYSEGGWVMHILLVCSIAMVWLIIDVWLRTNNPKMTPTEDVATAQELFRAGDYLGAYQAMKASFSPFAEVVRAGLGSVGHGKEATEDALYATVEKVNSTLQTRINYLSVIGVCAPMIGLLGTVFGMKGAFGSLGSGGLSSGVGELAGHIGEVLVATATGLLVAIPAFMAFYFLRNKLQGAIHHLHEESDRLFRNAPYDYLKDADVGQEETYAALPNWVQAEG is encoded by the coding sequence ATGAAAAAAACCATCCAACAGGCTGTCTATGCGGCACTCGTCCTCCTCCCAATGACCGTCTTCGCAGCGGAACCCGCTGCCGGCGTGAAGAAGCAAAGCCTGCTCCATGTCTATTCCGAAGGCGGATGGGTCATGCACATCCTGTTGGTCTGTTCGATCGCCATGGTCTGGCTCATCATCGACGTCTGGCTCCGCACGAACAACCCGAAGATGACTCCCACGGAGGACGTCGCCACCGCCCAGGAACTTTTCCGCGCGGGTGACTATCTCGGTGCCTACCAGGCCATGAAGGCCAGCTTCAGCCCCTTCGCGGAAGTGGTGCGCGCCGGACTCGGCTCCGTCGGCCACGGCAAGGAAGCCACCGAGGACGCCCTCTACGCCACCGTGGAAAAAGTGAACTCCACCCTGCAAACCCGCATCAACTACCTCTCCGTCATCGGTGTCTGCGCTCCCATGATCGGTCTGCTCGGCACCGTGTTCGGGATGAAGGGAGCCTTCGGCAGCCTCGGCTCCGGCGGTCTCTCCAGCGGGGTCGGCGAACTCGCCGGCCACATCGGTGAGGTGCTTGTCGCCACCGCCACCGGACTGCTCGTCGCCATCCCCGCGTTCATGGCCTTCTACTTCCTGCGGAACAAGCTCCAAGGCGCCATCCACCACCTCCATGAGGAGTCGGACCGCCTCTTCCGCAACGCTCCGTACGATTACCTCAAGGACGCCGACGTGGGCCAGGAAGAGACCTATGCGGCTCTCCCAAACTGGGTCCAAGCCGAAGGCTGA
- a CDS encoding ExbD/TolR family protein, translating into MASAGSGDGEPEFQIAPMIDVLLVLLVFFVMITSAEVLKVDKNLTLPVSPNANKREPEMAKHEMAVNVRLDASTNKGIVVVDDVEYVSNWQDVVPSLKASFERDPKLRVVVRADAAVPAGEIQRVMNLIGTAGIADIAFAASNK; encoded by the coding sequence ATGGCCAGTGCTGGTAGTGGAGATGGGGAACCGGAGTTCCAGATCGCTCCGATGATCGACGTGCTGCTCGTGCTGCTCGTGTTCTTCGTCATGATCACTTCCGCGGAAGTGCTCAAGGTGGACAAGAACCTCACGCTTCCCGTCTCGCCGAATGCGAACAAGCGCGAACCGGAAATGGCGAAACACGAGATGGCGGTGAACGTCCGTCTCGATGCCTCGACCAACAAGGGCATCGTCGTGGTGGACGACGTGGAATACGTGAGCAACTGGCAGGACGTGGTGCCGAGCCTCAAGGCCAGCTTCGAGCGTGACCCGAAACTGCGCGTTGTCGTCCGGGCGGATGCCGCCGTGCCCGCAGGAGAAATCCAGCGTGTCATGAACCTCATCGGCACCGCGGGCATCGCGGACATCGCCTTCGCCGCCTCAAACAAATAA
- a CDS encoding MotA/TolQ/ExbB proton channel family protein: MKCCYLSVAGFFLSALAASAQTPVPAAKEMNFLEILLKGGVMMYPLGIMSIITVLLILVFLLTIRRNAIVSDRFMNMTEAMIRKRDFLGLITLSHRRNECMARITQKTLEFMNANPGASFEDVRDVAQVEGSHQASMLTSRISYLADLGGIAPMVGLLGTVIGMIKAFLEISSGGVEQGVRQMGLAEGVSEALIATAGGLAISIPALAFYSIFRGKVQKYTSELEAAATHFIAILHTQMDRQPQYAAPGRAGREEHKKSSPSPHAGERPDIHGI, translated from the coding sequence ATGAAGTGCTGTTACCTTTCAGTCGCGGGATTTTTCCTCTCCGCGCTCGCCGCTTCCGCTCAGACTCCGGTTCCGGCGGCCAAGGAAATGAATTTCCTCGAGATTCTCCTGAAGGGCGGCGTCATGATGTATCCGCTCGGCATCATGTCCATCATCACGGTGCTGCTCATCCTGGTGTTCCTGCTGACCATCCGCCGCAACGCGATCGTCAGCGACCGCTTCATGAACATGACCGAGGCGATGATCCGGAAGCGGGATTTCCTCGGCCTCATCACCCTCAGCCACCGCCGGAACGAGTGCATGGCACGCATCACCCAGAAGACGCTGGAATTCATGAACGCGAATCCAGGCGCCTCTTTCGAGGACGTGCGGGACGTGGCCCAGGTGGAAGGCTCGCACCAAGCCAGCATGCTCACGTCCCGGATCTCCTACCTCGCCGACCTCGGCGGCATCGCACCGATGGTCGGCCTGCTCGGAACGGTCATCGGAATGATCAAGGCGTTCCTGGAGATCTCCTCCGGCGGCGTCGAGCAGGGTGTCCGCCAGATGGGACTCGCTGAAGGCGTGTCCGAGGCGCTCATCGCCACGGCGGGTGGTCTTGCCATCAGCATCCCGGCCCTCGCCTTTTACTCGATTTTCCGGGGGAAGGTGCAGAAGTACACCTCCGAACTGGAGGCCGCCGCCACCCACTTCATCGCCATTCTCCACACCCAGATGGACCGCCAGCCGCAGTACGCCGCGCCGGGCCGCGCCGGTCGTGAGGAACACAAGAAGTCCTCTCCGTCTCCGCACGCCGGCGAGCGCCCGGACATCCACGGCATCTAA
- a CDS encoding ExbD/TolR family protein: MKFSTRQPPPVSIQLAPMIDILLLLLSFFIINYQFSKSETELNVSVPTAHEGAEPERVRGEIIINVLADGGIRVEGLTVNRQQLLEKLSAIARQYKNQPVRIRGDAAVAYQRIVEVIDTCQKAGIWNISFATQAPEPPAPPK, encoded by the coding sequence ATGAAATTTTCCACACGCCAGCCACCGCCGGTGTCCATCCAGTTGGCCCCGATGATCGACATCCTGCTCCTGCTGCTGAGCTTTTTCATCATCAATTACCAGTTCAGCAAATCGGAGACCGAGCTGAACGTCTCCGTGCCGACCGCGCACGAGGGAGCCGAACCCGAGCGCGTCCGCGGGGAAATCATCATCAACGTGCTCGCCGACGGCGGCATCCGTGTCGAGGGCCTCACGGTGAACCGCCAGCAGTTGCTGGAAAAGCTCTCCGCCATCGCCAGGCAGTATAAAAACCAGCCCGTCCGCATCCGGGGAGACGCGGCGGTGGCCTACCAGCGAATCGTGGAAGTCATCGACACCTGCCAGAAAGCGGGAATCTGGAACATCTCCTTCGCCACCCAAGCCCCGGAGCCGCCCGCTCCGCCGAAGTGA